In the Gymnodinialimonas sp. 202GB13-11 genome, one interval contains:
- a CDS encoding I78 family peptidase inhibitor yields the protein MSVSKTLATAAFLTALIPSIAAAQDTTPEAGPMEATPCGAEHFQDLIGTHVSEVALPENAEVVRPNTIRTMIYLAERLNIGLDENDHVALVYCG from the coding sequence ATGTCCGTTTCCAAAACCCTCGCCACTGCGGCTTTCCTTACAGCGCTGATCCCCTCCATAGCGGCAGCGCAGGACACCACCCCCGAGGCCGGTCCTATGGAGGCGACCCCGTGCGGTGCCGAGCATTTTCAGGACCTCATCGGCACCCATGTCAGTGAGGTCGCGCTGCCCGAAAACGCGGAAGTGGTTCGGCCCAACACGATCCGCACGATGATATACTTGGCCGAACGGCTCAACATCGGGTTGGACGAAAACGACCATGTAGCACTTGTCTACTGCGGGTGA